The Acidimicrobiales bacterium genomic sequence GAGCTCCAGCTGGCCGAGGACGCCCTGGAGGAGGAGGTGGCCGCGGCCCAGCGGTCCACCGAGGCGGTCGAGGCCGAGCAGCGGGGCGTCGGCGCCGAGGTGGAGCAGCAGGCCGTCGACCTGCCCCAGCTGGAGGGTTGCCTGGCCGAGGTCCGACCCCTGGTCGACGCCGCCTTCCTGGCCACCGTCTTCCCGGGCACGGTGGTGCCCGGCATCAGTCCCACCTGCCGGTCCCTGCTGGCGGTGGTCGAGGGACAGGGCGGGTGAGGCGGCGGCGCCTGGCCCAGGTGGTGGCCGTCGTGCTGGTGGTGGCGGCCACCGCGGCCACCGTGAGCAGCCTGCGCCAGCGGGCCGACGCCGAGGGGGCTCGGGACGGGGACCGGGCCGCGGCCCAGGCCGACCGGTGGGAGGCGGACCGGGCCGAGGGCCGGCTGGCTCGCATCGAGTCGTTCACCACCGCCAACCGGGCCCTGGCGGCGCGGCACGGGGCCGGGGCCGAGCGCATCGAGACCGCCATCGCCGACCTGGCCGACCTGCAGGGGCGCCTGGAGCGGTCCCAGGCCGCCCTGATCGAGCTCACCACCCTCAGCGGCGAGCAGCTGCGCCAGATCGGCATCCTGCGGGCCTGCGTGCAGACCCTCGACTCGGCCCGGGCCGCGCTGGTGGCCGGCGACCCGGCGGCGTCCACGGTGGCCCTGGAGCAGGGCCGCCAGGGGTGCCGGCAGGCCGAGGAGCTGGCCGACGGCATCGTCGACGCCGTCCACCCCTTCGACTTCCCCGACCCCTCGGTGGTGGAGGTCGACGGCACGTACTACGCCTTCGCCACCAACGGGCCGGCCGGCACCGTGCAGGTCCTCACCTCCACCGACCTGGCCGACTGGTCGATCCGGGGCTCGGCCCTCATGGCGGTGGCGTCGTGGGCCCGCCCCGGGTACACGTGGGCCCCGTCGGTGGCCCGGGCGGCATCGGGCTACGCCCTGTACTACGCCGTGCGTGACGTGGCCTCGAACCTCCAGTGCGTGAGCGTGGCCACCTCGGCCACCCCGCAGGGCCCGTACGTCGACCGGTCCACCGCCCCCCTGCTGTGCCAGCCCGACCTGGGCGGCGCCATCGACGCCAGCACCTACCGGGACGAGAAGGGCAACCTGTTCCTGACCTGGAAGAGCGAGGGGGAGACGATCGGCGGCACGGCCCAGATCTGGGCCCAGCCCCTGGACCCCACCGGCACCCGGCGGGAGTGGCTGCCGGCCCTGTTGGTCGGCACCGACCGGGAGTGGGAGGGGCGCACGGTGGAGGCCCCGTCGATGGTCCGGGTGGGCGCCACCTGGCTGCTGCTCTACTCGGGCAACGCCTGGAGCACCGACCGCTACGCCGTGGGCTACGCCACCTGCCTGGGCCCGCTGGGCCCGTGCGCCAAGCCCGAGGGCGACAACGTCCTGTTGCGCTCCACCGAGCGGGTGGCCGGACCCGGCGGGGCCGAGGTGTTCCGCGCCACCGGCGGGGCGGTGAAGGTGGCCTACGCCGGCTGGGACGGCGGCGCCGTCGGCCCCTCCAACCCGCGGCGCCTGCACGTGGCCACCCTCGAGCTCACCCCGGAGGGCCCGACCCTGTCGTGACCGGAGCCGGTCGGGCTACTCGGGGGCCAGGGTGGCGGTGACGGTGGCCTCGGCGCCGTCGGCGGCCGCACGCCAGGCCAGCTCGGCGATGCGACCGGCGTCGCGGACGTCGTGGGCCGCGGCCTCCAGGGCGGCCAGGCGGGCCGGGTCGTCGACCACCTCGACCGTGGCCACCTCGGCCCGCATGGAGCGCTTGGCGTCGGACTTGGCTTTGCGGACCTCGCCCAGGACGGCCCCCGCCACCTCCAGGACCAACGGGTCGGCCGGGCCGGCGGCGGCCCGCAGGGGTGCGGCCTCGGGCCACGGGGCCCGGTGGACCGAGCCCTCCTGCCACCACGACCAGACCTCCTCGGTGGCGTACGGCAGGACGGGGGCGAACAGCCGGAGCAGGACCGACAGGGCCAGCTCCAGGGTGGCCCGGGCCGACGCCGCTCCCGCGTCGTCGGGGTCCTCGCCGTAGGCCCGGGTCTTGACCAGCTCCAGGTAGTCGTCGCAGAACGACCAGAAGAACGTCTCGGTGCGCTGCAGGGCCCGGGCGTAGTCGTAGCCGTCGAAGGCCCGGGTGGCCTCGTCCACCAGGTCGGCCAGGGCGGCCAGGACCGAGCGGTCGAGGGCCTCGGTGGGAGTGGCGCCGTCCGGGGCCGGCCCCAGGTTCAGGGCGAAGCGGCTGGCGTTGAGGATCTTGATGGCCAGGCGGCGACCGACCTTCATCTGCCCGGGGTCGAAGGCGGTGTCGGTGCCGGGCCGGCCGCTGGCCGACCAGTAGCGCACGGCGTCGGAGCCGTGCTGCTGGAGCAGGTCCAGGGGGACCACCACGTTGCCCTTGGACTTCGACATCTTCTTGCGGTCGGGGTCCAGGATCCAGCCCGACAGGGCGGCGTTGCGCCACGGGGGGGTGTCGGTCTCGAAGTGGGCCCGGACGACGGTGGAGAACAGCCAGGTGCGGATGATGTCGTGGGCCTGGGGGCGCAGGTCCATGGGGTAGGTGCGGGCGAAGAGGTCGGGGTCGTCCTCCCAGCCGCAGGCCAGCAGGGGCGTGAGCGACGACGTGGCCCACGTGTCGAAGATGTCGGGGTCGCCGGTGAACCCGCCGGGCTGGTCGCGCTGGTCGTCGGTGTAGCCGGGCGGGACGTGCGACTGCGGGTCGATGGGGAGGGCGTCGTCGTCGGGGACGAGCGGGTCGTCGTGCTGGGGGGCGCCGCCGGCGTCGAGCCGGTACCAGAGGGGGACGGGCACGCCGAAGAAGCGCTGCCGGGAGACCAGCCAGTCGCCGTTGAGGCCCTCGACCCAGTTCTCGTACCGGTGTCGCATGTACTCGGGGTGCCAGGCCAGGTCGCGGCCCCGGGCCACCAGCGCGTCGCGCAGCTCCGGGGAGCGGCCGCCGTTGCGGATGTACCACTGCCGGGTGGTGACGATCTCCAGCGGCTTGTCGCCCTTCTCGTAGAACTTCACCGGGTGGGTGACCTTCTCGGGCTCGCCCTGGAGGGCGTCGGCCTCTCGCAGCAGCTCGACCATGACCTGCTGGGCGCCGCCGCTGGCCTTGCCGGCGAAGCGGCCGTAGGCCTCCCGGGCGCCGTCGGCCTCCAGCCACGCCGGCGGCTCGAAGGCGAAGCGCCCGTCCTTGCCGATGACGGCGCGGGTCGGCAGGTCGAGCTCGCGCCACCAGGTCACGTCGGTGGTGTCGCCGAAGGTGCAGATCATCGCGATGCCGGTGCCCTTGTCCGGCTGGGCCAGGGCGTGGGCCCGGATGGGGACCTCGACGCCGAAGACGGGCGTGGTCACCGTCCGGTCGAACAGCGGTTGGTAGCGCTCGTCGTCGGGGTGGGCGACCAGGGCGACGCAGCTCACCAGCAGCTCGGGCCGGGTGGTGGAGATGACGACCTCGCCCTCCCCGTCGGACCGTTGGAAGGCGATGTCGTGGTAGGCGGCCGGGCGCTCCCGGTCCTCCAGCTCGGCCTGGGCCACCGCCGTCTGGAACGTCGTGTCCCAGAGGCTGGGCGCCTCCTGGGAGTAGGCCTCGCCCCGGGCCAGGTTGCGCAGGAAGGCCCGCTGGCTGATCCGCTGGGTGCCCTCGCCGACCGTCGTGTACTGAAGCGACCAGTCGACGCTCAGGCCCACCAGGCGGAACAGCTGCTCGAAGACCTTCTCGTCCTCGGCCGTGAGGTCGTGGCACAGGGCGATGAAGTTGCGGCGGCTGATGGCCACGAAGTCCTGCCGCTTCTTGGCCGCCTCGGCCGGGGGGGTGAAGTCGGGGTCGTAGGCGACGGTGGGGTCGCAGGTGACCCCGTAGTAGTTCTCGACCCGGCGCTCGGTGGGCAGGCCGTTGTCGTCCCAGCCCATGGGGTAGAAGACGTCCTTGCCCCGCATGCGCTGGTACCGGGCCACCGCGTCGGTGTGCGTGTAGCTGAAGATGTGGCCGACGTGGAGCGAACCCGACGCCGTCGGCGGCGGGGTGTCGATGGAGTACACCTCGTCCCGGGGCCGGTCGCCGGCGAAGCGGTAGGTCCCGTCCTCCTCCCACCGCTGGCTCCAACGGGCCTCCAGCCCCTCCAGGGCGGGCTTGTCGGGGACGGCGCGCCCGGGTCGGGGCGTCGGCTCGGCGGCAGCAGGCATCCGCCAAACGTACCGACCGCTCCGAACCCCCTCCGAACCGGTTGCCGGTGGGTGCCGGTCCGCGGCGGGCGGTGGTGGCGGGATGGGCCATGATCGGGGGATGGCTGCTGAGGGG encodes the following:
- a CDS encoding family 43 glycosylhydrolase → MRRRRLAQVVAVVLVVAATAATVSSLRQRADAEGARDGDRAAAQADRWEADRAEGRLARIESFTTANRALAARHGAGAERIETAIADLADLQGRLERSQAALIELTTLSGEQLRQIGILRACVQTLDSARAALVAGDPAASTVALEQGRQGCRQAEELADGIVDAVHPFDFPDPSVVEVDGTYYAFATNGPAGTVQVLTSTDLADWSIRGSALMAVASWARPGYTWAPSVARAASGYALYYAVRDVASNLQCVSVATSATPQGPYVDRSTAPLLCQPDLGGAIDASTYRDEKGNLFLTWKSEGETIGGTAQIWAQPLDPTGTRREWLPALLVGTDREWEGRTVEAPSMVRVGATWLLLYSGNAWSTDRYAVGYATCLGPLGPCAKPEGDNVLLRSTERVAGPGGAEVFRATGGAVKVAYAGWDGGAVGPSNPRRLHVATLELTPEGPTLS
- the valS gene encoding valine--tRNA ligase — encoded protein: MPAAAEPTPRPGRAVPDKPALEGLEARWSQRWEEDGTYRFAGDRPRDEVYSIDTPPPTASGSLHVGHIFSYTHTDAVARYQRMRGKDVFYPMGWDDNGLPTERRVENYYGVTCDPTVAYDPDFTPPAEAAKKRQDFVAISRRNFIALCHDLTAEDEKVFEQLFRLVGLSVDWSLQYTTVGEGTQRISQRAFLRNLARGEAYSQEAPSLWDTTFQTAVAQAELEDRERPAAYHDIAFQRSDGEGEVVISTTRPELLVSCVALVAHPDDERYQPLFDRTVTTPVFGVEVPIRAHALAQPDKGTGIAMICTFGDTTDVTWWRELDLPTRAVIGKDGRFAFEPPAWLEADGAREAYGRFAGKASGGAQQVMVELLREADALQGEPEKVTHPVKFYEKGDKPLEIVTTRQWYIRNGGRSPELRDALVARGRDLAWHPEYMRHRYENWVEGLNGDWLVSRQRFFGVPVPLWYRLDAGGAPQHDDPLVPDDDALPIDPQSHVPPGYTDDQRDQPGGFTGDPDIFDTWATSSLTPLLACGWEDDPDLFARTYPMDLRPQAHDIIRTWLFSTVVRAHFETDTPPWRNAALSGWILDPDRKKMSKSKGNVVVPLDLLQQHGSDAVRYWSASGRPGTDTAFDPGQMKVGRRLAIKILNASRFALNLGPAPDGATPTEALDRSVLAALADLVDEATRAFDGYDYARALQRTETFFWSFCDDYLELVKTRAYGEDPDDAGAASARATLELALSVLLRLFAPVLPYATEEVWSWWQEGSVHRAPWPEAAPLRAAAGPADPLVLEVAGAVLGEVRKAKSDAKRSMRAEVATVEVVDDPARLAALEAAAHDVRDAGRIAELAWRAAADGAEATVTATLAPE